The following coding sequences are from one Triticum dicoccoides isolate Atlit2015 ecotype Zavitan chromosome 4A, WEW_v2.0, whole genome shotgun sequence window:
- the LOC119288596 gene encoding uncharacterized protein LOC119288596, translating to MTPLQTQPWSHGCRPLQLRRQDRGPPRPEMAGSAPARWLALSSASSPSRHYRVRHPCLRAAALFRSIAASIRWQTAASFNLVASSPCFVSSYMDPFALASFLRDQTRSGREEPRNCDLLPPVAMAPLPFFFSERQQLCIERTTTTRVGH from the exons ATGACGCCGCTGCAGACCCAGCCATGGAGCCATGGATGCCGCCCTCTGCAGCTCCGTCGCCAAGACCGTGGGCCACCGCGTCCGGAGATGGCCGGATCTGCCCCGGCCCGATGGCTTGCGCTTTCCTCCGCGTCCTCCCCATCCCGCCACTACCGCGTTCGGCATCCTTGTCTTCGCGCCGCCGCCTTGTTCCGCTCGATTGCTGCCTCCATTCGCTG GCAAACAGCAGCCTCCTTCAACCTCGTCGCCTCAAGCCCCTGCTTTGTCTCCTCCTACATGGATCCGTTCGCCCTCGCATCGTTCCTGCGGGATCAAACGCGTTCCGGCCGGGAAGAGCCCCGCAACTGCGACCTCCTGCCTCCTGTCGCCATGGCGCCACTGCCTTTCTTCTTCAGCGAGAGGCAACAGCTCTGCATCGAGCGCACGACCACCACGCGCGTGGGTCACTAG